DNA from Synechococcus sp. CBW1108:
TTGCGCGTAGATCACCCAGCGACACTCCACAGACGTATCCAAATCTGCCCTGATCCCAGTGACAGCAGTGGATCTGGGCGATAAAATGGGGCATGCAGAAGCGCAAGACCTTTCGTCCCTGGCAGCCGGAGCAGACCTCCTTGCTGCCGGCCTCACCGAGTGACTGGCTGACCGCTGACCATCAGGTGTATTTCCTGCTCGATCTGGTCGATGAGCTGGATCTGTCGGCGATCGTGATCCCTGCCCAGAGCAAAGATCCCCGTGGCGAGAAGGGTTTCGACCCCAGGATGATGACGCTATTGCTGCTTTACGCCTACTGCGTGGGCACGGTCTCCTCCCGGAAGATTGAGCGGGCCTGCTACGAGGATCTGGCCTTCCGGGTGCTTACCGGCAACCAGCAGCCGGACCACAGCCGGATCAGTGAGTTCCGGCGCCGCAACCTTGAGGCCCTGAGCGAGCTGTTCGTTCAGATCCTGCGCCTCTGTCAGGCGGCCGGCATGGTCAGCCTGGGCCATGTGGCGCTGGACGGCACCAAGGTGCAGGCCAATGCCTCCAAACACAAAGCGATGAGCCACGAGCGGATGCTCAAAGCCGAGGCGCAGCTCGAGAAGGAGATCAAGGAGCTGATGCGCCGGGCCGAGATCCTTGATGCGCAGGAAGACGGCAAGTACGGCAAAGGCAAGCTGGGCAGTGATCTGCCCAAGGAGCTGCGGCGGCGCGAGGACCGGCTGAAGAAGATCCGCCATGCCCGACAAGCGTTGGAGGCAGAAGCAGCGGCCGCCGCTGCCCGTGATCGCGCCAAGCAGGCAGCAGAGGCAGAAGCTGCGGTGGCGGATGCTGCTGCTGCTGCCGATGCCGCAGTAGCGGATGCCAGCGAACAGCAGAAGCTGGCTGGCAAAGCAGCCAAGGCGCAGGAGAAAGCAGAGGCCGCCAAGGAGCTAGCGATCGAGAAGGCCCAGGAGGCAGGCCTTGAGCCGGAAGGATTGGATCCTCAGCCGGCTGACGCCATGCCTTATCGCGGCCTGGCCCATCGGGCCGATGGCAGCCCCACAGCCGCTGCGCAGCGGAACTACACGGATCCAGACAGCCACATCATGAAAAGCGACGGCAACCTGCTGCAGGGCTACAACTGCCAAGCGGCCGTCGATGGCGATCACCAGGTGATCGTGGCGATGGGCGTCAGCAACCAACCGCCGGATCCAGAGCACCTGGTGCCCATGCTGGAGCGCACCATGGCCAACACCACCCAGGTGCCCAGGACGTTCATTGCTGATGCGGGCTACTGGAGTGAGGACAACGTTTCTGCCTGCGAAAAGCGAGGCACCGACCCCCACATCGCGACGGGCAGGCTGCCGCACGGTCAGCCATTACCACCGATCTATGGCCCGATCCCCAAGGGGCTGGATGCCAAAGGCAAGATGGCCCGCAAGCTACGCAAGAAAGAAGGCCGAGAGATCTACGCCAAGCGCAAAACGATCGTGGAGCCGGTGTTTGGTCAAACCAAAGAAGTGCGAGGGCTGCGGCGCTTCCTGCTGCGCGGGCTGGCCAAGGTGAATGGGGAATGGATGCTCTGGGGAACAACCCACAACCTCAACAAGCTGTGGCGCCACCTGAAGAAACAGAGGCTGCAGGAGGCGATGGCAACGGGATAGGGGGGCAGACCCCCACGGCTGAGCAGAAGTCAGCGAACCGCGTCCGAAATTCAAAGGAAGACGGTAAAGAAAGAAGTGCCGAGCTGCGCTGGATGGCGTGAGCGGCGGCGCTACGAGCGACACACTCCTAGTTGCTGCGGAATCCCCGGATGGCGTCACCCCGCCCCCCGATCAACCAGCCCCCCAAGCCGGTGTGTTCGAAGTTGCCTCCGTGAGCTCCACCGACAGAACTTTTGCTTCTTCGGTCGCCACCCCAGGGGAAACAGTCACCCTAGAAACCACAGCCGCCGCAGAAGCCGCCGCAGAAGGCCCGGCCGATTCGGGCGCCGCTTCCGGCTCGGATGCTGGATCCGGCTCTACCAAGCCCGATAACTCCTTGGTGCTGGCCTATGCGGAGCGGGCCTTTGATGACTTGATGAGCTGGGCCACCAGCTCCGGCTTGATCAGCCCCCCAGTCGATGGCCAAGGCGCTGCCACCAGCAACGGCAACGGCACCAGGAGCACAACCACAGACGAGTCCCGGACGCTGGCGTTTGTGTCCCAAGCACTCGGCATTGAACCCGGCCTGTCCCGCGGCATGCTGCAAGCCCTGGCCCTTGGTGGCGCCAGCCTCTACGCCATCAACCGCTTTGGCGGCGGCAGGCTCAGCAGCTGGGTGCGGAAGCTGCTGCCTGCCGCCCCCCAGGTGGCCGCGGCCGAGCGCATCGTGGTGGTGTTCAAGCTGCTTTCCCCGGCCGGGCTGCACTGCCTGGTGGCGGCCCAGGTAGATGCGGACAAGCTTGAGATCTTGGCTGAGCAGGCCCTGCCGATGAGCCTCAGTGCCGCTGCCGCCCCCAGCCAGGCCGATCTGGAGCCCCACCTGCGCAAGCTGGTGGAGCGGGTCAGCAACCAGACAGGCACCCACGACCTACTGCTCTACGACCCGCACCTCCGCCAGGAGCTGCCCATCTACGACAGCCTTGGCCGCATGCAGGCCGAGTTGCAGCCCCAGAGCCTCGATAGCATCCTCGCCTCGCTTGGGCCCGACCAGCTTGTTGAGCTGCGCAGCTGGATCAACCGGCCCTCCGGCACCGACCTGCGCCAGCACCCCGTGGGCGATCGGCTCGAGAGGCGTCAGCGTGAATTGCGCCAGCGCATGGATACCGACAAGGCCTCACTTATCAGCCTGCTTGAGCTCAGCCTGGCCCTGGGTCAGCGCTTCGCCTGAGCCTGGCACCCCCGACTACTTGCGCCCCTGGCTATTTGCCCTCCATGACCCACACCCCGTTCCAGTCCGGGCCGGGGTTGTTTTGTTGCAGGTGCTCGCAGCGCTCTAGGTAGAGCGCACTCAGCCGGTCACCCGGGTGCAGTGCCAGTGCCGCCTGGAACTCGCCCATCGCCTCTGCCCACTGCTGTTGGCGGTAGGCCTGGAGCCCCGTGCCATAGCGGGCGAACACCGCATCGCGGTTGGGGAAGCTCGCTTCGGTGCTGAAATCCAGCAGCTCATGCACCAGCACCGGCTCGCTCTTGCCCTTCACCACCACCTGGTCTGCTTCCCGGCTCACATATCGGCCCTTGGCCCGCCGCAGGGTGGCATCGCTCACGAGCAGTTTGGCGCCATAAAACTTGCAGGCCGATTCCAGCCGCGCCGCCAGGTTCACGCCATCGCCGATCACCGTGTAGTTCATGCGCTTGGGGGAGCCGATATTGCCGCTCACCACCGCATCGGTGTGCAGCCCAATGCCGATCCCTATCGGCTGCTCCCCCCGCGTCTGGCGTTCGCTGTTGAAGTTCCCCAACACCTCCTGCATGGCGATCGCCGAGCGGATCGCCTGATCTTCGTCGCTGTCGCCCGCCACCGGCAGCCCAAACACGGCCATCACGGCGTCGCCGATGAACTTATCGAGCATGCCGCCTTCCCGTTGCAGGCAATCCACCATCAAGGTGAAGTAGTCGTTGAGGAAGCGCACCGTGCCCTGGGCGCCCAGCACTTCGGTGATGCTGGTGAAGCTGCGGATATCGCTGAACAACACCGTGGCCATGCTCTCCACACCACCAAGGGTGTCGGAGCCGCTGCGCAGTAGCTGCTCGGCGATCAGGGGGTCCATGTAGCGGGCCATCGTGCCCCTGATCCGTTTCTCCTCGCTGATGTCCTCGAGCATCAGGATCACGCCGATCGTGCCGAGGCGGGGGTCCTGCAGCGGCTGCAGGGTGATATTTACAGATGTGGTGCCCTCAGTGAGGGCCAGCTCCGTATCCAGCAGCTGGCGGCTCTCGCCGCGGTGCTGCACCTCCTGCAGTTGCAATGCCAGCCAGCCGTTAGGGCCGCCAAACAGCTCGGTGGCGGGCCGGTCAACCAATTGCTCCAGTTCGCAGCCGAGGATCCGGCAACTCGCCTGGTTGGCCGTGCGCACCAGCCCAGACTCGCTGAAGGTGATCACGCCGCTGGGCATGCTTTCGAGGATCGACTCCTGGTAGTTCTTGGAGGCCTCCAGATCGCCATAGCTCTGGCGCAGCTGGCCGGCCATGCCGTTGAACGACAGGGTGAGGTCGTTGACCTCATCGATGGCGCTGCCGCTCAGCCGTTGATCCAGCTCACCTTTGGCCATCGCATCGGCGGCGCCGGCCAGCTTTTGCAGTGGTGAGCTCACCAGCTTGGCCGTGAACCGGCTCACCAGCACCACCACCCCGAAGCTCATCAACACCAGCACAAGGCTGGTGGCGAGGGTGTTTTTCGCCGCTGCCAGGTAGTTATCTTCCGGCGTGGCCACCACCACCTGCCAGCGGATACCGGAGGGGTCGTTCCACATCCGCGTCACCACCATGCTGGCGCTGCCATTGATGCTGCGGCGCTCCGCCAGTTCCTGGCCAAAGCGTGGTTTCACCAGCTGGGCCATGCCGCGAACCAGCGGGTCGCTGGCTTCGGTGGCCCGTTGGCGCACCAGGCGTCCACCCTCGATCCCATAGAGCTTCTGGGCACTGGAGCTGCCCACCACAAATCCCTGCTGGTCCACCACCAGCACCGCCGCCCCCTTGCCGATCTGGAGGTTTTGCAGAAAGCGGGTGATCTGGATCGGCCAGATGTCGGCGCCGGCCACGCCAGCGGGAGCTTTGGTGGAACCGAAGGGCACGGAAAAACCGCTGATTGCCTCCGGATTGCCCACGGCTCTCTGATACCAGAGCATCTGCCGGGCATCAAAGCTCTGGCTGCGGATCGCCTCTCCCGGCTGGCCATCGGCTCCTGCTCGGGCGGTGATCATGGGGCGCAAGCCCGATCCCGGCCCCTGGCGGCTCAGTTCCAGCTCGTCGGTTTGCTGGTTGCGCTCCAGGGCGATGTAGGTGCCATCGGGGCGGGCCAGCTGCACATAGCCCAGGCCCTGGAACTGCTCCATCTCCGTCTGCAGCAGTGGCCCCAGCTCCAGCACCCGCCCCGGGCTGATCAGGCCGCTGCCCAGCAACCTGGCATTGATGGCGTTCACCTGGCGCGGGGCGCTGAGCTGGGCATTCAGCTCCTGCAGCACCCGCTCGCCGATCTGGCCACCCAGCTCACTGGTGAGCTGGGTGATGATCCGCCCCGCCATCTGATAGCTCAATCCCAGCACCAGCGCCATCGCCAGCAGCAGCTGGGCGGCAAAGGGGGCGAACATCAACTGGGGCAGGCTGCTGCGCTGGGGCAGGCGATCGCGCAGGTTCTCCAGCCACCGCAGGCGGGGGCTGCGTCGTCTTCGCCGGGGCACTGGGCCGCCGGGGCTCAGCTGGCTGGAGCTTTCCATTCTTCCCACTCCACAACTACATCGCTGATCGCGGCTGGATCTGGAGGTGGCATGCGGGAGAGCACATCCTGGGGCAGGCCTAGCCGCTGGAACACCTCCTGGCGCTGCTCCTGGGCCATCGAGGCCAGTGCCTGCACCACATCGCGGATCTTTTTCTCCCTGTAAACCAGGCCCATCAGGTGGTGCTGATCGTCTGGCTGGAGGCTTTCAAACCACTGCAAAAAGCTGGAGACGCGTTCGGCAGTGGGGCGGGGAGTGGCGGTCATGGTGGTTAGGAGCGGATGCGGCGCAGGGAGTCGATCGCCTTCTGCACCGCATCGGTGAGCAGGGTGATCACCCGTTTTTCGCGCACCACCAGATTCACCGATACGGTTTGGCCGGAGCTCACCTGGTGGCGGGTGCCGTTGTTCTCCAGGTAGAGCCGATCGAGGGCCACGTAGGCCGGAAAGCGTGGCAGGGGGTTCTCTGGATCGGGCGGCAGCGAATCGGTGCCGATCGCCTTTAGCCGGCCGGGGATGGAGCCAAATTGGGTGAAGGGAAAGGCGTCCACCCGCACCTGGGCTTCCTGGCCGGGGCGGGCAAAGCCCACATCCCGGTTGGTGAGAAACACCTTCGCCTCCAAGGTGCCGCTGGGCACCACCTTCAGCAGGGTTTCGTTGGCGCTGGCCGCATAGCCCGGGCTGGATGGTTTGAGCTCGAACACCATCCCCGCCAGCGGTGCGCGCAACATCTCATATTCCCGGGCCTTGTTCACTTCCACCAACTGGCGCTCCAGGTCGGAAAGATTACGCAGCGATTCCTGGCGCAGCTTCACCAGTTCGGCCTGCACCTCCCGCAAATTCGCTTCCGATTGGGCGATTTCCGAGCGCAGTTGCTGGATCTTGTTTTTCTGCTGCAGCACCTGCACAGTCTGAATTCCACCTTCCCGGGCCAGCGGTTCGATCTGGCTGAGGATCACCCGCTCGGTTTCTACCGAACCCTCCAGGCTCTCGGTGCGTGAGCCCAGGCTCTGCTCGCGGGCCCTGAAAGCCCGCTCCTGCTCCTGGAAGCGCTGGCGCTCGAGCCGCAACTGTTGCTGCAGGGTGTTACGCCGCGTTTGGCTCACTTCCGGATCAAAGCGCAGCAGCGGTTCGCCAGCCCGCACCGACTGGCCCTCTTTGACGAAGATCTGGCTCACCACCCCCGGGGCGGGGCTCATGATCGGCCGGGCTGCTCCCAAGGCCTGGATGGTGCCGTTGGCCACCACCACCTCATCAATCTTGGCGGTGACCGCATAGATAAACCCGAGTGAGGCGGTGCCGATGATCGTCCACACCACCGCCTGGCTCCACACCGGTGCAGCTTTGAGACGTACCTCCTGGTAATCCAGGGGCCTGGCCACCAGCGCGGCCTTGCTGCGTTTGCCCAGGTTGGTCATACAAGCGCCGCCTCCTGCTGGCTGTAGAGCGTGGCGTAGCGGCCGCCCAGGGCCATCAGCTCAGCGTGGGCGCCCTGCTCCACCAGGGCGCCCTTATCCATCACCAGGATCTGATCGGCGTGACGCAGTGCTCCGAGCCGATGGGTGATGAACAGCACCGTGCGGCCCCGGTAGGCCTCCATCAGGTTGCGGGTTACCTGCTTCTCGGTTTCCCCATCGAGGGCGCTGGTGGCCTCATCGAGAATCAGCAACCGCGGCTGCTTGAGCACCATGCGGGCAATGGCGATCCGCTGGCGCTGGCCGCCACTTAAGCCAGCCCCCCGCTCGCCCACCGAGCTGCTGTAGCCAGCTGGCATGGCCTGGATGAACTCGTGGGCACAGGCCACCTCGGCCGCCAGGCAGATCTCCTCAAAGGAGGCATCGGGGCGCGTCAGCGACAGGTTGGCCAGCACCGAGCCGTCGAACAGCAGGCTGTCCTGGGGCACCACGCCGATCTGGGCCCGCAGGGAGTAGAGATCCACCTTGCTGATGTCGTAGCCATCGATGCGGATCCGGCCCTCAAGCGGGTCGTAGAGCCGGGTGAGCAGCTTGAGCAGGGTGCTCTTGCCGCTGCCACTGCTGCCAACGATGCCGATGAAGGCACCGGCGGGGATTTCGAAGCCCACATTCACCAGCTGCAGGGGCCCCTGGTTGCCAAAGCGGAAGTTCACGCCCTCGTAGCTGATGCCCCCCTGCAGCGGCGGCAGGGGCGGCAGCTGTTCGCCGGCGATTTCGATCTCCTCGGGCTGGTCGATGATGTCGGCGAGCCGCTCCAGCGACAGGGCGGTTTCCTGGAAGTTCTGCCAGAGGGTGGCCAGGCGTAGCAGGGGGCTGGTGACAAAGCCGGCCAGGATGCGGAAAGCGATCAGCTGGCCCAGGGTCATTTCCCCCTTGAGAACCAACCCAGCCCCCACCCACAACACCAGCAGGCCGGAGAGCTGCTCGAAAAACTTGCTGGCCGAGCCGGCTGCAGTGCTGGTGAGGGTGTTGCGGAAGCCGGCCTGAATCTGGCCGCCGTAGAGCTGCTGCCAGCGCCAGCGGCTGTGCAGCTCCATCCCCTGGCCCTTCACCGTTTCCATGCCGCTGAGGGTTTCCACCAGGTGGCTCTGTACCCGGGCATTGGCCTCGGCCTGGTCGCGCAGCTGGGCGCGGATGATCGGCGCCGTGGCCGCCGTGAGCCCCACGAAAAATGGCACCACCGCCAGGCTCCAGAAGGTGAGGCTGACGCTGTAGAGCAACATCACGGCGATGTAGATCAGGGCAAACACCGCGTCCAGCACCACCGTCAGCGCCGTGCCGGTGAGAAAGCGGCGGATCTTTTCCAGCTCGTTGATGCGGCTGCTCACCTCCCCCACCGGCCGGCTGGCGAAATAGCCCAGGGGCAGGCGCAGCAGGTGGTCGATGATCGTGGCGCCGAGGGTGATGTCGATTCGGTTGGTGGTGTCGGAGAACAGATAGGTGCGCAGGGCGCCCAGCACCGCCTGGGCGATCGCCATGCCCACCAGCAGGGTGCCGAGCACATTGAGGCTGCTGAGGTTGCCCTGGCTGATCACCGCATCGATGATCTGCTGGATCAGCAGCGGATTGAACAGCCCAAACAGCTGCACAAAGAAGCTGGCGATCAGCACCTGGATCAAAATCCTGCGGTGCTGTTGGAGCGCCGGCAAAAACCAGCTCAGGCCAAAACGGGCCGTGGGCGAGCTGGCACTGCGCTCCACCGCCAACACCGCCACCGTTCCATCCCCGTTGGAACTGGTGAACGCCTCCAGGCCGCGCCACTCCTGCTTGCCACGGGGATCGCCCACCAGGGCATCGCCGGCGCCGATCTCCCAGAGCAGCTGGGGGTGGCCCTCCTGCAGCACCAACACCGGCAGCGGCAGCCGCGGCAGCTGGGCCGCCGACACCTCCAGCAGCGAGGCCCGCAGGCCCATCAGGTCGCACACGGCCGCTAGCTGGGTCAAAGCGATGCCCGCATCGCCTTGATGCTGGTGTTGGGCCACCAGGATCCGGCGCAACACGTCCTTGCGGAAGGGCAGGTCGAAGTGCCGCGCCAGCATGCGCAGGCAGGCCATCGGTTCATCGATCGGCCCCTCGCCGCGGGCCTGGGGGAAGCTGCCGTCGTCGCTGAGGCGGCCATACCAATCCTCGAGCGAATCGGTTTGCCGCTCCACCGCCACGATCGCGCCGGGGCTCTCCACCCATTCCGGCTCCAGCACCTCGGCATCGGGAGCCAGATCCCCGTCCACCACCATGGCCGCCGGTAGGCGATCGGGCGGCCAGCCCGGCGGTTGGGCCACCAGCCGGCCGGGCAGCTTGCCGCGCACAAACAGCTCCGCAGGGCCTGTTACCTCGGCGCCCGGTTCCAGGCCCTCGAAGTTGGCCGAGCTGACCAGCCAGGCCCCACCGCCGGCCTGGAGGCTGTGGCTACCTGGGGGCAGCAGCAGCACCTGCTGGTCGCCGAAGTGCTCCTGCAGTTGGTTGGAGGCCCAGTCCCGCAGGGCCTGGCGGGGGGGGCAGGTTGGGCCGGGGGCTGGCGGCCAGCGCGGCGTAGAGCTCCTCCAGGCTGGGGGTGGCCAGCGGCGGGCAGGGCTTGGGCAGCTCTTCGATGGCCGCCAAAAAGGCGTCTGCCGGCAGTAACCACAGCTGGGTGGGCAGGGCGGCCTGCAGTGCCAGGGCAGTCGTGCCACGCAGCAGGCTGCGTTCGCCCACCATGGAGCCCGGATCGATGCGCTTGAGCGTGAAGGGTTCGCCGTTTTCGTCCTGGGCCAGCAGCCGCAGCTGGCCCTTCACCACGTAGGCAACCCCCGGCGGCAGGCTGCCATGCTCAAAAAGTTTCTGGCCAGGACGCAACTGCAGCGGCTGGAGGGTTTCGGCCAGACGGGCCTGCTCTTTTGGCTGCAGCTGGTTGAAGGGCGTCCAGCCGGCCAGAACCCGCAGGGCAATTGCTAAATCCAAAGCCCCTCATCCTTGGGAAAAGTTAGCGGCTTTGAGGAGACGTTGATCATTTACGCGGATTTTGGCTGCAACGCCCCGATTTGGGCGGTTCAGCCTGAGCAATTGCTGATTATTTCTGCAGGGCCGCCAGCTGTTGCAGCTGGCGCTGCAGGGCCCGCTCCCCCTCCTCCAGCAGCAGGGTTTCCTGCAGGGCCGCATCCAGGCTGGCGGGCAGCAGCTTCTCCAAGCGCACGATTACCCACCAGCCTTCATGTCTTTTCGGCGGCCAGAGCTGCCCCGGCTTGCTCACCTGCAGGAGCTTTGCCAGGGCCGGATGGGGCTGGCTGAGGGGCACCGGCCCCAGCAGGCCGCCGCTGTGTTTTTCCGGTCCCTCGGAGAAGGTGCTCGCCAGGTCGGAAAACAGGGCCTCGCCCTCCTTGATCTGCTGGTAGAGCTCGGCGGCCAATTCGGCATCTCGTAGACGCAGCATTGAGTAGCTCACCCGGTCGAATTCGGCCTTGCGGCGTAGAAAAATTGTCTCCAGCCCGCTGCCCCAGCGCTCCCGGCACCACCCCAACCACTGCCAGGAGCGGGCTGCCATGCGGTCCAGCGCCTCTTCGCTGAGGCCGTGCTGTTGAAGCCATTGGCTGCGCCGCTCCGGATCCAGCAGCCCCAGCTTCTGCTCAAGTTCCTGGCGCATCTGCAGCAGTAGCTCAGGGGCCGGCAGCGGCCGGTTGCTCAGCAGTCGATCGATGCAGCGCTCTCGGGCCACCTGATCGAGCAGTCCCCAGCGGGCCAGATCGCTGTTTTTGAGCTCAGAGCACCAGTCGGTCGCCAATTTCCTTCAGCCCAGGATGTGGCCGTCGCGGAAGCGCACGATCTTTTCGGCCCGGGCGGCGACATCGTCTTCGTGGGTCACCATCACCACTGTCATGCCTCCCTGGTGCAGGGCATCAAAGATGTCCAGCACCTCGGCGGTGGTGTGGGAATCGAGGGCGCCGGTGGGTTCATCGGCCAGCAGCAGGGCCGGCTGGTTGATGATCGCCCGGGCGATGGCCACCCGTTGCTGCTGGCCTCCGGAGAGCTGGTTGGGCTTGTTGTAAAGCCGCTGGCCCAGCCCCACCCGCTCCAGGGCCGCCTGGGCCCTCTCCCGTCGCGCGGCGGCCGGCACCCCGGCATACACCATCGGCAGCATCACGTTCTCGAGCGCGCTCAGCTGGGGCAGCAGGTGGAACTGCTGAAACACGAAGCCCAGATCCCGGTTGCGCAGGTCGGCCAGCTGGTCATCGCTAAGCCCTTCCACCGGGGTGCCATTGAGCAGGTAGCTGCCGCTACTGGGCCGATCCAGGCAGCCCAGAATGTTCATGGCGGTGCTCTTGCCCGAGCCAGAGGCCCCCATCACCGCCAGG
Protein-coding regions in this window:
- a CDS encoding IS1182 family transposase, giving the protein MQKRKTFRPWQPEQTSLLPASPSDWLTADHQVYFLLDLVDELDLSAIVIPAQSKDPRGEKGFDPRMMTLLLLYAYCVGTVSSRKIERACYEDLAFRVLTGNQQPDHSRISEFRRRNLEALSELFVQILRLCQAAGMVSLGHVALDGTKVQANASKHKAMSHERMLKAEAQLEKEIKELMRRAEILDAQEDGKYGKGKLGSDLPKELRRREDRLKKIRHARQALEAEAAAAAARDRAKQAAEAEAAVADAAAAADAAVADASEQQKLAGKAAKAQEKAEAAKELAIEKAQEAGLEPEGLDPQPADAMPYRGLAHRADGSPTAAAQRNYTDPDSHIMKSDGNLLQGYNCQAAVDGDHQVIVAMGVSNQPPDPEHLVPMLERTMANTTQVPRTFIADAGYWSEDNVSACEKRGTDPHIATGRLPHGQPLPPIYGPIPKGLDAKGKMARKLRKKEGREIYAKRKTIVEPVFGQTKEVRGLRRFLLRGLAKVNGEWMLWGTTHNLNKLWRHLKKQRLQEAMATG
- a CDS encoding adenylate/guanylate cyclase domain-containing protein; amino-acid sequence: MESSSQLSPGGPVPRRRRRSPRLRWLENLRDRLPQRSSLPQLMFAPFAAQLLLAMALVLGLSYQMAGRIITQLTSELGGQIGERVLQELNAQLSAPRQVNAINARLLGSGLISPGRVLELGPLLQTEMEQFQGLGYVQLARPDGTYIALERNQQTDELELSRQGPGSGLRPMITARAGADGQPGEAIRSQSFDARQMLWYQRAVGNPEAISGFSVPFGSTKAPAGVAGADIWPIQITRFLQNLQIGKGAAVLVVDQQGFVVGSSSAQKLYGIEGGRLVRQRATEASDPLVRGMAQLVKPRFGQELAERRSINGSASMVVTRMWNDPSGIRWQVVVATPEDNYLAAAKNTLATSLVLVLMSFGVVVLVSRFTAKLVSSPLQKLAGAADAMAKGELDQRLSGSAIDEVNDLTLSFNGMAGQLRQSYGDLEASKNYQESILESMPSGVITFSESGLVRTANQASCRILGCELEQLVDRPATELFGGPNGWLALQLQEVQHRGESRQLLDTELALTEGTTSVNITLQPLQDPRLGTIGVILMLEDISEEKRIRGTMARYMDPLIAEQLLRSGSDTLGGVESMATVLFSDIRSFTSITEVLGAQGTVRFLNDYFTLMVDCLQREGGMLDKFIGDAVMAVFGLPVAGDSDEDQAIRSAIAMQEVLGNFNSERQTRGEQPIGIGIGLHTDAVVSGNIGSPKRMNYTVIGDGVNLAARLESACKFYGAKLLVSDATLRRAKGRYVSREADQVVVKGKSEPVLVHELLDFSTEASFPNRDAVFARYGTGLQAYRQQQWAEAMGEFQAALALHPGDRLSALYLERCEHLQQNNPGPDWNGVWVMEGK
- a CDS encoding HlyD family efflux transporter periplasmic adaptor subunit; protein product: MTNLGKRSKAALVARPLDYQEVRLKAAPVWSQAVVWTIIGTASLGFIYAVTAKIDEVVVANGTIQALGAARPIMSPAPGVVSQIFVKEGQSVRAGEPLLRFDPEVSQTRRNTLQQQLRLERQRFQEQERAFRAREQSLGSRTESLEGSVETERVILSQIEPLAREGGIQTVQVLQQKNKIQQLRSEIAQSEANLREVQAELVKLRQESLRNLSDLERQLVEVNKAREYEMLRAPLAGMVFELKPSSPGYAASANETLLKVVPSGTLEAKVFLTNRDVGFARPGQEAQVRVDAFPFTQFGSIPGRLKAIGTDSLPPDPENPLPRFPAYVALDRLYLENNGTRHQVSSGQTVSVNLVVREKRVITLLTDAVQKAIDSLRRIRS
- a CDS encoding peptidase domain-containing ABC transporter, with amino-acid sequence MLLLPPGSHSLQAGGGAWLVSSANFEGLEPGAEVTGPAELFVRGKLPGRLVAQPPGWPPDRLPAAMVVDGDLAPDAEVLEPEWVESPGAIVAVERQTDSLEDWYGRLSDDGSFPQARGEGPIDEPMACLRMLARHFDLPFRKDVLRRILVAQHQHQGDAGIALTQLAAVCDLMGLRASLLEVSAAQLPRLPLPVLVLQEGHPQLLWEIGAGDALVGDPRGKQEWRGLEAFTSSNGDGTVAVLAVERSASSPTARFGLSWFLPALQQHRRILIQVLIASFFVQLFGLFNPLLIQQIIDAVISQGNLSSLNVLGTLLVGMAIAQAVLGALRTYLFSDTTNRIDITLGATIIDHLLRLPLGYFASRPVGEVSSRINELEKIRRFLTGTALTVVLDAVFALIYIAVMLLYSVSLTFWSLAVVPFFVGLTAATAPIIRAQLRDQAEANARVQSHLVETLSGMETVKGQGMELHSRWRWQQLYGGQIQAGFRNTLTSTAAGSASKFFEQLSGLLVLWVGAGLVLKGEMTLGQLIAFRILAGFVTSPLLRLATLWQNFQETALSLERLADIIDQPEEIEIAGEQLPPLPPLQGGISYEGVNFRFGNQGPLQLVNVGFEIPAGAFIGIVGSSGSGKSTLLKLLTRLYDPLEGRIRIDGYDISKVDLYSLRAQIGVVPQDSLLFDGSVLANLSLTRPDASFEEICLAAEVACAHEFIQAMPAGYSSSVGERGAGLSGGQRQRIAIARMVLKQPRLLILDEATSALDGETEKQVTRNLMEAYRGRTVLFITHRLGALRHADQILVMDKGALVEQGAHAELMALGGRYATLYSQQEAALV
- a CDS encoding Crp/Fnr family transcriptional regulator, encoding MDLAIALRVLAGWTPFNQLQPKEQARLAETLQPLQLRPGQKLFEHGSLPPGVAYVVKGQLRLLAQDENGEPFTLKRIDPGSMVGERSLLRGTTALALQAALPTQLWLLPADAFLAAIEELPKPCPPLATPSLEELYAALAASPRPNLPPPPGPAGLGLQPTAGALRRPAGAAAAPR
- a CDS encoding peptidylprolyl isomerase; this translates as MATDWCSELKNSDLARWGLLDQVARERCIDRLLSNRPLPAPELLLQMRQELEQKLGLLDPERRSQWLQQHGLSEEALDRMAARSWQWLGWCRERWGSGLETIFLRRKAEFDRVSYSMLRLRDAELAAELYQQIKEGEALFSDLASTFSEGPEKHSGGLLGPVPLSQPHPALAKLLQVSKPGQLWPPKRHEGWWVIVRLEKLLPASLDAALQETLLLEEGERALQRQLQQLAALQK
- a CDS encoding ABC transporter ATP-binding protein, whose translation is MSAPVAQLEAVDKVYGTGDTAVHALDKLDLTVNRGDYLAVMGASGSGKSTAMNILGCLDRPSSGSYLLNGTPVEGLSDDQLADLRNRDLGFVFQQFHLLPQLSALENVMLPMVYAGVPAAARRERAQAALERVGLGQRLYNKPNQLSGGQQQRVAIARAIINQPALLLADEPTGALDSHTTAEVLDIFDALHQGGMTVVMVTHEDDVAARAEKIVRFRDGHILG